taaagATAAAAGCGTATTGAGAATTGATTTTTTGACttataaacatgtttaataatttttaaataaagtataatttttgaaagtctcatttattttttcttaagactttttttttaaataattatataaatacagagaacaagtaaaaataaattaagtattcttaaaaaatatttgaaaactcaaagtaaattaaaaacatttcaagctttaaaataaatttttatttaaaaaatattaaaaaattgctctcaaaaactatattttgaaaattatttttaaagatgttCTTAAATATCCCTAAATCTCTTGTAATTTTGCCTTCAttgttatttgatatataaaaaaaattgagacattaatggatgagagagagtaaaaaattaggattgttattaatcaaataaaatagaatatatatattctatttttatattaatcaaataaaataaaagagttcAACATTCATTCATATCAATTTAGTtgttttaatattgtttttcaagatccaaacctatatttagaaaaaaaaaatcataaattaagtCTTGATGTCATGTGTTGGGAAATGGTCTTTGATTCTATAAAGAACCAGTTCACACACAAGCCATAGGAGGAATaccatttatataattaaagagAATCAGACCTTGGTCAATTAAGAGGGAGTGAGATATCCATCTTTACTCAAAAGAATAGGGTCCATAAACCTCATAGATAAGAGAGAGACACAGAGGAGTTGACTTGGCACTGGTCTCACCCTCTttcttcatcctcttctttcttGTAACCCACTCAATGAGGCTATGGTGATTTCATTTACTTACATATATTATAAAAGAAGTTAAACGTGAGAATTGGCTGCGGCGTCGCTTGCTCAAACCCCACGCctttcatttctctctctcatgATGTATCCATTACGGGAAGATAAAGAAAAGACGCACAGTAACCCATTTCTCACGATGCCTTACCCATCCAATTCTCAATGAAAAATATGCTATCTTATGAAAGTATTCCCATGACCCTTGAACTGATCTTATATGGAAAGGGTGTCAACATGATTCCCTGGTAGCTGGGACTGTTGTAGGGTACTGTCAATTAATGCAATCATCTCCTCTTACAGACCTGGTGGTGACTGATGAGCATATGTATCTATATCTAGATGTGTAGCACTTTCAATGCGACCCTGATTCCTCCTAGCTTGGTCCCCTCTAGGGCATGGGAACCTGATGTAATGCCTGAAGGGTCTTGACTGCGGTTGGTGTGCATTGATATGACTTTGACCCTTTCACCATTTGAGTCCTTCAAACTCGCAAAGGGTCTTAATTCAATAGATCTGACAAGCCTGAACAAATTAATAACTTGTATACACCACACTTAGTTCAACTGAATGAATAGAAGGGGGCACAAGATTTTCGTCATCAGCTTGTGAAGATCCAATACAGAAGCCCCTTATGTGTTTGCAGGTATAGAAGCCTATGACAActtccatttctctctcttATCTCAGTAGAGGTCAAAGCGGTCTGTCCAACCTTATAGGATTCAATCTTGAGCTTGGATCTACAGGCTAGCTCTTGAATTAATCCATTTTCAAGAGTTCTTAATTTCTTCATTGCTCTTTGCTACTCTCCACCTTTGATGACTCTACCACTTGCTCTTCATTGTTCCTCGGGACTCTCTACCTATTCCATGAACCCTTCATTAAGAACTTTTAATTGCACATCGTACACTTTAAATCTTCTTAAATCTCGTaccataatcaaattatttattatttaattttttttacagtaaaaatcataaattattaaaaaatgtggGAGTTAGAATTTTTAAAGTCTAACTAGGAGGGACTCTCCTAGAGTCTTTGAATATATAGAATCTCTCATAGCTCTCTACCATCACCCTcctaatattaataatatttgaggTGTTTCAATCTTTAAGTGTTCTCATACACACTGTCTTCAATTCCTTCGCCACCTCCTAAATCGATCAAGCAGGGGGAGCTAGGAATAGGATGCAAggggtaataagatagaggttaGTTTCAAGGGGCCAAATATAAGCCAAGAAGCAATGTTTGACCCATTGATTAATGTATTTCTCTCTATGGatgctaaattttttatttttcaggaGAGCATGTGCCCTGTCAGGGACCTACCTGACTCCGCCGGGTGCAATGAAGGATAGCAACCtatttttagttcaattttcAGTTATGCCCTGAGGTCATACATCCATCTGAACAGTTTGTTGCACATACCCATCAAAAACCCACCTTTCATGGTGGTTGAATTGAAGACAAACTCTACAATACGTATAAGCTGCAACATGCCCTCATTTTCCAATGAATTGTTATGACTAAAACCCCTTTTGTTAAGTTCTGAATTAACGTGGGAGGAGGTAGCTTAggattattataaaaatgaaatggcttaaattatcaaaaaggGCATAGTGGGTGTGAGAGGTCTTCTGGTTGACAATTTCAAGATCTGATCCCAAGGTTCTCTTTCTTATTGGATTTCGTATAGGGCTCATATTCCATGGGGAAGATGATGATGtcaactattttatttatttatttgtttatttatttatttatttatagtattttttattaattaccaTAATCAAAGTTTATTTTGACATGGGTgcaatttttttcctctctaatTACGAGCGcacataacaataataaaaaattttaaatattagaaaagctaaaaacgcttcttaaaatcattatcaaatagacTTTAAACTCCAAATGATGTTTAAAATTGTTATGATTCTATTATTTGTATGTCGTATCAAGGAAAATGCTAGTtatatcatcatttctttttttgtatttggtaaatgtttactatttttttatcacattcaATTGCCACGTGTATTATAATTAGAtgataaaacaatattaataataaaaacaatggTGTATGTAGCACCAACCAAAgtcaaaaatgaatttatattttgcTATTAttgtgataaattttaaaaattattgagaaaTTCACATCTTTGGAGAattgaaatgaaaggaaaatttcaaattatttatcttgGTAGTGCATGTCATTTTAAGCCAATATTGAGAAATTAATATacatttaaaaagtaattattatctaaaaaaaatctaatgttaataaaaaaatttggacaAGAAAATGGGTGATAATTAGATGGACTGTGAAAATGATATGGGAATAGAAGAGGAGGGCCCAAAGTATGAAAAGTGAGGGTGGCCAAGTCACTGATGATTTGCactcttatattaatattaatatttctttttgaaGTCATATTTAAATGcggatataaatatataaagtcAATACTTAGATGCGTCCTAGTGTTTCTAATTATACGTCTGTGAGACGAGAGAATTGACTTTGGTGCTAGAGAAATAGAGAGGGAGATTGAGAGAGGGAGAAGCCAAGAGAATCTGCAACTTGTCTTCAATGAGAGAAGGAAGGCCAATGGAAATTGATCTGTCCCTGAAGATAGATGATGAAGGAGAAGGAGATGGAGAAGGAGAGGAAGAAGcagaaggagaagaaggagaTGAACAAGTGCAACGAGAAGATcaacaaaaggaaaaggaaacagGTCATGTAGAAGATAAAGGAGAAGATGTGGAAGCTGCTTCATCTGTTGAAGAGAACTTGAAGACAGAAGAGGTATGCACTGAGACCCTTTATCAGAATATCACCATTTCcatacctctctctctctctctctctctgcagTGAAAGCCCTGTGAGAGAATATCACCATTTCCATCTCTCTTACCTTCTCCCTCTCTTTATATGAGTTTATGTGAAGAAGACTCTctctatgtgtgtgtgtatttgtAAAGAGAAGACTAACAAAGCTATTGTATTGTGCTAGTTATGTGTGTTACAGATGGAGATGAATCGAATGAAAGAGGAGAACAAAGTGTTGAGGAAGGTAGTAGAGGAAACAATGAAAGATTACCGTGATCTCCAAATGAAATTCGCTCTTATTCAACAGAATAAGCAAAACAAGGTAAACCCCACTTGTCTCCTATATATTCAGATTGAGATATAGCTAGTATATCTACTTATTGACATGCATGGTTATCTTGTAATTTCTTTGATTTAGGATCTCCAAATCTCCCTCTCCCTCCATGGCAAGGACAGAAATCTTCAAGATCCCAGGAGGATTTCCAAAGTCTTGAATATCAATGACCAAATCCTTCCATCATCATCACCCGAGGACAACGAAGAGAGCGAATTAGGGCTGTCTTTGAGGTTGAAACCCAAtacaagagaagaaagagaGGAAGATGGAGGAGCAAATAAGGAAGAAACTGTAAGCTTTACACCCATACAAAATAGGCTACCTAGGACTGACTTGGCTGCAATCAAAAGCCATGCTGCTTCCCCACCCAACAGAAAAGCTAGGGTTTCAGTCAGAGCAAGATGCCAAACAGCCACAGTAAGTTCAATTGGACATTAATTAGTGCTTTATTTCcataacctttttttctttatctccaTAAGTACTATGTGGTTCAGAATCAATTTGATCTTACTGTAGATGAACGATGGCTGCCAATGGAGAAAATATGGGCAGAAAATCGCGAAAGGAAACCCTTGCCCACGAGCCTACTATCGTTGCACCGTTGCCCCAGGATGCCCAGTTAGAAAACAGGTATGTATAAAACTGTTCTCTAGCACTGAAATTCAATATGATTGTGGTCTTTCTCCTAATGTTCTTTGACTGTTAATTTTTTGCTAATTACTAGGTTCAAAGATGCTTAGAGGACATGTCAATACTCATAACCACCTATGAAGGAACACATAACCATCCACTCCCTGTGGGTGCAACAGCGATGGCTTCAACAACTTCTGCAGCAGCCTCCTTCATGTTAGTAGATTCAAGCAATCCTCTTTCAGAAGCCTCCCTTTCTTACCCCAATTCCCATTTCATAAACCCGGGTTCTTCATCATCGATGATCAGAAGCATAAACCCTAATGACCCTTCTAAAGGGATTGTCCTTGACCTCACCAACACTACCCCTTCTGATCCACAACAATTCCCACTGCAAAGCTCCTCACACTCATCCGCCCAATTAGGTTTCAGTTGGATGCCTAGCAAACCAAGCTACCATAGTGGTGGTAGTACCAATATTGCCAACAATCTTTTTCCTAACCCTAGAGCAGCTGAAGAAGACAGGTCCATAGCTGAAAATGTGACTGCAATCACTTCCAACCCCGACTTTAGGGTTGCGGTCGCGGCTGCAATCACTTCCTTCATCAACAAAGAAAGCCATACGAGTACTCACACCACAGGGCCTCCATTTGCTAACCCAAGGGATGGCGAGGGTGGTGGTGGGTCTAGTGGCAACAACTGGGTTCTTGAATCTCTCCCTGCTAGTGTTAAGCCCTACCGGCATTCACCATGAATTGaatcatatataatttgtttaaaCACAGATTGAAAGATACAGATAGATTGtgtaatatcatttttatcttcTCTAGGTTTGATCTCTGCTCAATAATATATAGAATGGCCTCTAATTTACTTTGAAATTTGccctttttcctttaatttatttgctttttgtttGGTTCAAGGAGATTCTGTGAGTTGTTTGAGGTGGTAACATTCAATAACTTATGAAACAAATATTTAACCAGATTTTCAACTCTCATGGCACAATTGCCTAgctatatatttttctatagaCATGATCATAATGATCAGCCAGAGATGTATTATTAACTATTAAGGCTATATGATTTGATAACATGCATGggaaatatattaattaattatattcccGAAACCTTGCTATTTTTCTCATCAAAATTCAATGTGAACTGATGCAATAATCTAGGGGCGCGCAGGCTAGCTACACATGCATGTTTATCAGAGACTTTAGGCGAAAACTGTTGTAGCTGCAATTTGTTTATCATGGGTGGAATATTATTCGATAATATTGAAAAGCACTCTGGTGGGTGTAAATAACATGGGCTGTTTGCCCATTGAGAGAAAGAGGCATTTTGGTGTTCATGCATAGTTCTTCAGCAACTTTTTCTATTATGGaagattctctctctctctctctctctctctctctcatatccTATCCTTGATGCATGTATTGGTTATTCTTGAGAATCTTTCATGGTGTTGGTTAATTTTTACCGTTTGCTTAGAAGTACATAGAAACCTcaatacaataataaaaattaaatattgaacaaaatgttaaaaatcacttttaaatatttagagAATGAGTTGAAGTAATTTTTGAactactatttaaaaaaaaacccaattttttttgttatatattatttatgtttattaaaattactattaaaaatagctttttgatttatattcaaatactaaaatctccataaaatattagtaacaAAAACAgtgcaaattaaaaatattttttcctaaatttattCCCAATGGAGCTCTAAAATCACATGATCTTTTGTCTaaaataggaaaacaaaaaaaaatgttgagtaTTTACATAAGTATTAAGGTTTGTTTTGGAATGTTTCTtgaaactattcttaaaaaataatttttaagaaaaataattttctaattttttaaaacaaacgTAAGTATGGGACCTTGAAACATTTTTagcttgttttttatatttctaaatatttttaaaaataagtttatatatatattgcttcattttgaattattcttcatattcatctcattactttttaaaatagctCTTAAAAagcaagtgaaaataattaaaaatatatattttttaaatatcatattttatgttttttattatcacatatgttttctatttttttgctctcaaaacaatatatatatatatatatatatatatatatatatatatatatatatatatatatggaaacaaTTAACAAACAAGCCCAAAGAGTTTTGTCTTGATCGcaatatatgaaaaaatgagcgaagataaatatatatacatatatatatttcaatcatTAGTAATAAGGCTATAGAACAAAGACTTAAGTAGAGATGGACTTCCTCAAAAATACCTAATGATATATTTAGAGCTTATTTAAAGTGATTGTGAGAgggttaaaaatgtttttctacaGAAATTAGGAGTTTGTTTAGTCATGTGatttaaatatagttttttttttaaatagttaagttttttttaaaaaaaaattaacacctTTTAACTATTgttctttgaaaacaattttttaaaaacaaaataaatagagaATAAATACGAGTTGTTTtcacctatttttaaaaataaaaagaagtctatattttatgaaaaaacaaatttttagaaaacaaatttaaaaaacaaggtCAGACAGAtttaggtgtttgataaattcaTTTGGAAAAGTTAAGAGAACCCTTGAAATAATTTCTAATCAATTTcttaaaatgtgatttttttttttcaaaaaatcatttttctaaatatccttctttttatataacacattattaaaaattatattttaaatttttttattttaaattttcaaaaatgttaaatatatttggtaacttttttttttcaagcttTCGATCATTTCCCAATATTCACATGTGAAGCATAATTAATATGGTCAGTTTGGTAGTACATAAGAATGAGCACAATGAGTatcaatgaattttttattttttatttttggaaatatgttctaaaaccaaaaaaaaaaaaaaggaaagaaagaaatgatgaatgcaATCACCGATATAGTTTGCATGTGTTGTGaatccatgatttcattttctgtCAAAATGAATAGTGTCCATATATGTTGGGTGAGAAGCTTATGGCTTTTTTCCCAAGTATTTCTTAaaactgttttgaaaaatagtttttaaaactattttttgatattttataaaataaaattttatttgggatcttaaaaaattttaacatggtcttttttttttaatgttttttttaatatattttaaaaataatcatcctCATAGTGTCCATTTTGATAcacttcatattttctatttttaaaaataagaaaataaaaaaataatgtagttttatataaaatataaaaacttttgaaagcCTTATATTGAAAAactaacaaatttaaaaaccattttaaaaattaagatataaaaaaaattaccatttgaaatttaaaaatttttttaagtgatttttaaaagtataaaataaatttatacattttggTATAAGATACTTTACTTTTATACAAAAGTTCccaatgttaaaaataaaaaacatgaaatatattcaaataaaatatttatttttttacttaattttaagtagaacttaaaactaaatagtactTAATAcagttaagtattaagttgtttattttttcaatattttttttattaaatattaaaaaattaaaaaaatcaatatattatttattttcttttagaaaaaataaaatattttatttttttctattcaagaCAAAAATCGAACGGTTAGCCAAGACCCATTATTATGAACTTAGTTTGGATTCAGATTCAGATTCAGATAAGGCCCAAACTTGGGTTGCAGGTGGCTGGAGCGGCCTCAGGCCCACACATGTAACCCAAAGTTTTCCCCACCCCAACGTAACGTGCTGTGTGACAACAATTTTGAGATCCGTAGTTGAGTATGGGCTGGATTTGGGCTATATATGGAATCATAGATTTCAGCCAGGCCCAATTTTTGAGGTGCTAAAATATAAAGTACGagatttagagttttttttatcataagtAGGGACAAGGCACGGCACATCAAATGCTAGTATTACTTGCCGTCAAGGCACGGCACGGCAAGGCAAGGCCCAATTTTGAATGTGTTACGCATTATTCAAAAACAAAGCTTTCATTGTAAACAATTGCAGTATCCCATATGACTTGTACAAGTAAGGAGGTGTTTGATAACACAAACCAATACAAAGCATTTGTCATAAACAATTGCAGTCTCCCACATGACTTGTACAAGTAAGGAGGTGTTTATCGATTAAACACCTCCTTAACACAAaccaatttaaattaaaaattacttatctctctctctcacacacacacatgcacaaACACACACACGGACATACACGTACacttaatataataaaattataatcataaataatctatatttaatttataagaattatttacACGGTTACTACAATAAAactatgtataatatttatagattatttaaataataataataataataattttaatataataaaattataatcttaAATAATCTATATCtaatttataagaattattttttttattatatatttttgaattttttggtcATTACGTATGTatcatgagaaaataaagactaatatttaaaagagaaaacacccaaaaaGGAGGTaaattgagatttaaaaaaaatctttttaaacacaacaaatttaatcACAAGAtgagcaaataaaaaaagataaagttagagaaatcaaactcaaattttatagtggttcgacacttccttgtctacatccactctcctcaagctcctaatcgagtgaggattccactaacttgaagtttcaaTCAAGCTTCCAATCACCTtcacacttggattccgactccaatgggctcttacataATCTCTCcaagtttcaactcacttgaaggctttaacactcaatcaACAAgaatgaatctctcaacctagctcaacaatagctcaaatacaaattaAGACTAGGATGAATTACAAAGGTGCattaaagaatatgcaaatgaagatttaatgcaccaagaaaggaATGAGaccttttaaggcaagaacaagtgggtagacaaataaatgcaggtgttctcttgttcataaatgaagtggagctctctatttataggcttaTAACCTCGAGAgctaagaaaaccaaaaaactgcctcaactggttgagttaggggtcgaccgattcactagccattggagcatttaatgtttggcaggTGATTGTTACTCTCGTCCGAACCTCGATCGAAGGTCGACTGGAAAGGCAAATACCTCAACCAGGAAGGAAATGATACTGAAAGAGAGAGAATGTGTTTTTTGCTCTTCTTGACCGAGAAGAGAGAACTGGTCGACCGATACCCTAGCTAGTTGAGCCGGTTTGGACAGTGCCTCAACCTGTTCACCATTTTTTgcctgaaaacctatcttttctggtcttttctcttctaacatttaaacaaggtctttaagtaaattagtatgccaattttgaagtgatttgcctaaggtttatttgataaaactcgggttttgataaaattgtaactttacagaataaaccgagttttttaaagatgcatgaaatgatatgtaaatcctaagGGCACTTAttcattcatcttacatatgtttcctatgattaaaagtcttccaaaggtcttgatcttgcatccattaaatcatttgatgaatttccaaattaatacttgaaattctttataattcaaaccaattagtaacttagtcatggtttgttatcatcaaaacctaatTAAGAGAACcattgggctaacaatctcccccttttttatgatgacaaactttggttatctaggagaagaaGAATCTCCCCTTTAAACCAATCATGGGTcaacaatcaaaatttatgaagttaaaaCCAAGATAATCAAGTCATGCTAGAGAGAATTTGCAATAAGAAACAATGTAAG
The window above is part of the Vitis riparia cultivar Riparia Gloire de Montpellier isolate 1030 chromosome 12, EGFV_Vit.rip_1.0, whole genome shotgun sequence genome. Proteins encoded here:
- the LOC117926974 gene encoding probable WRKY transcription factor 9; its protein translation is MREGRPMEIDLSLKIDDEGEGDGEGEEEAEGEEGDEQVQREDQQKEKETGHVEDKGEDVEAASSVEENLKTEELCVLQMEMNRMKEENKVLRKVVEETMKDYRDLQMKFALIQQNKQNKDLQISLSLHGKDRNLQDPRRISKVLNINDQILPSSSPEDNEESELGLSLRLKPNTREEREEDGGANKEETVSFTPIQNRLPRTDLAAIKSHAASPPNRKARVSVRARCQTATMNDGCQWRKYGQKIAKGNPCPRAYYRCTVAPGCPVRKQVQRCLEDMSILITTYEGTHNHPLPVGATAMASTTSAAASFMLVDSSNPLSEASLSYPNSHFINPGSSSSMIRSINPNDPSKGIVLDLTNTTPSDPQQFPLQSSSHSSAQLGFSWMPSKPSYHSGGSTNIANNLFPNPRAAEEDRSIAENVTAITSNPDFRVAVAAAITSFINKESHTSTHTTGPPFANPRDGEGGGGSSGNNWVLESLPASVKPYRHSP